Proteins encoded in a region of the Papio anubis isolate 15944 chromosome 14, Panubis1.0, whole genome shotgun sequence genome:
- the LOC101022738 gene encoding zinc finger protein 79-like translates to MDQANAWRRSSRDAAGRLPSEGARQPGKDPTWVRGAPSAVTVAGTRKSHARRGLARPPPTVGTEGGAALRQPRAGIRQLPNAPPSRSGARGAKKRSPGRRRPRGPLGSGVGRDGRQPRPAEDSGSGSSASQLAGARRRSRRLDAFVVGLRLPVCGWRSNPGWRRAERIPFQSECPGGGWREDPRVGAPGRQRVRSGPLGGRERRTPGPFPRGGCLQRGLEEGVSMEPGGRGSLFEDSDLLHAGNPKENDVTAVLLTPGSQELMIRDMAEALTQWRQLNSPQGDVPEKPRNLVLLGLPISTPDVISQLEHEEELKREVSKAAAPDWETIPESKELTPEKGISEEESAPGVLIVRFSKEGSSEREDSIESQQENHEKHLIQDTVTQKSSRERSYQFDEFRRSCTRRSLLVQQQGERLHHCESFKNNLKQNSEIIRHERICAGKKPWKCSECEKAFSYYSAFVLHQRIHTGEKPYECKECGKAFSQSIHLTLHQRIHTGEKPYECHECGKAFSHRSALIRHHIIHTGEKPYECNECGKAFNQSSYLTQHQRIHTGEKPYECNECGKAFSQSTFLTQHQVIHTGEKPYKCNECGKAFSDRSGLIQHQRTHTGERPYECNECGKAFGYCSALTQHQRTHTGEKPYKCNDCAKAFSDRSALIRHQRTHTGEKPYKCKDCGKAFSQSSSLTKHQKTHTGEKPYKCKECGKAFSQSSSLSQHQKTHAGVKTKKYVQAFSEHLTFGQHKRIHTG, encoded by the exons ATGGACCA GGCCAACGCATGGAGGCGCAGCAGCAGGGACGCCGCCGGGCGCCTCCCCTCCGAGGGAGCACGGCAGCCCGGGAAGGATCCCACGTGGGTCAGGGGCGCGCCTTCCGCCGTCACCGTAGCGGGGACGCGAAAGTCCCACGCCAGGCGGGGTTTGGCGCGTCCGCCGCCCACAGTCGGCACTGAAGGAGGAGCGGCCCTTCGACAGCCACGGGCAGGGATTCGCCAGCTGCCGAACGCTCCTCCAAGCCGGTCAGGCGCGCGCGGCGCCAAGAAACGCAGCCCGGGGCGCAGGCGGCCGCGGGGTCCTCTGGGAAGCGGCGTTGGGCGTGACGGCCGCCAGCCGCGCCCCGCGGAGGATTCTGGGAGTGGTAGTTCGGCCTCACAGTTGGCCGGCGCTAGGCGTCGCAGCCGGCGGTTAGATGCCTTTGTAGTCGGGCTCCGCTTGCCGGTGTGTGGCTGGAGGTCGAACCCAGGGTGGAGGAGGGCTGAGCGCATCCCCTTTCAGTCTGAGTGCCCGGGAGGAGGGTGGCGGGAGGACCCCCGGGTGGGGGCGCCGGGCCGCCAGCGCGTGCGTTCCGGGCCTCTTGGGGGACGCGAGCGGCGGACCCCCGGCCCCTTCCCCCGCGGCGGTTGCCTCCAGCGCGGGCTGGAGGAAGGAGTCTCCATggaacctgggggcagag GATCACTTTTTGAGGACTCAGACCTTCTCCATGCTGGAAACCCAAAAGAAAATGACGTGACTGCTGTGCTGCTGACCCCTGGGTCCCAA GAACTGATGATCAGGGATATGGCCGAGGCTCTCACCCAGTGGAGGCAGCTGAACTCTCCTCAGGGAGATGTGCCTGAGAAGCCCAGGAATCTGGTCTTGCTGG GGCTTCCAATTTCCACACCTGATGTAATCTCTCAGTTGGAGCATGAGGAGGAACTGAAGAGAGAAGTTTCAAAAGCAGCCGCTCCAG ACTGGGAAACAATACCAGAAAGCAAGGAGCTCACTCCAGAAAAGGGTATTTCTGAAGAAGAATCGGCCCCTGGGGTGTTAATTGTAAGATTTTCAAAGGAAGGTTCTAGTGAACGTGAGGATTCTATAGAGAGCCAGCAGGAAAACCATGAGAAACATTTAATACAAGACACTGTCACTCAGAAATCTTCTAGGGAGAGAAGTTACCAATTTGATGAATTTAGAAGAAGTTGCACTCGGAGGTCCTTACTCGTTCAGCAGCAGGGAGAGAGACTACATCATtgtgagtcatttaaaaataacttaaaacaaaattcagaaataattagGCATGAGAGAATTTGTGCAGGAAAGAAACCTTGGAAATGCAGTGAGTGTGAGAAAGCCTTCAGTTACTACTCAGCTTTTGTCttacatcagagaattcacaccggagaaaaaccctatgaatgtaaggagtgtgggaaagcctttagcCAGAGCATACACCTTACTCTGCaccagagaattcatactggagagaagccctatgaatgccatgagtgtgggaaagccttcagtcaCCGCTCAGCCCTTATTCGGCATCACAtcattcatactggagaaaaaccctacgAATGCAATGAATGCGGGAAGGCCTTTAACCAGAGTTCATACCTCACTCAACATCAgcgaattcatactggagagaaaccttatgagTGTAAcgaatgtgggaaggccttcagcCAAAGCACATTCCTTACCCAGCATCAGGtcattcacactggagagaaaccctataagtgtaatgaatgtggcaaagcctttagtgATCGGTCAGGTCTTATTCAGCACCAGAGGACTCATACTGGGGAGCGGCCTTACGAGTGTAacgaatgtgggaaagcctttggCTACTGCTCAGCCCTGACTCAGCACCAGAGAACTCACACTGgggagaaaccctataaatgcaACGATTGTGCCAAAGCCTTCAGTGACCGCTCAGCCCTTATTCGTCATCAGAGAacacacactggagagaaaccttacaaatgtaaagATTGTGGAAAAGCATTCAGCCAGAGCTCGTCTCTTACAAAGCATCAGAaaactcacactggagaaaagcccTACAAGTGTaaggaatgtggaaaagccttcagcCAGAGCTCATCCCTCTCTCAACATCAGAAGACTCATGCTGGAGTGAAAACCAAGAAATATGTCCAAGCTTTTAGTGAGCATTTAACCTTTGGCCAACacaagagaattcatactggataA